The Anomaloglossus baeobatrachus isolate aAnoBae1 chromosome 7, aAnoBae1.hap1, whole genome shotgun sequence sequence GCCTTGGCCAATGTCAGAAGACGGAGCTAGGCCAGAaccgagcatttccggctgcctctgCCGGGACCAAGAACAGCAGATCGGCGGGGGGGtgcggtgtcggaccctggccaatcagacattgatataagccatcaatgtaaaagtagtggataacccctttaatgaaacctGACTTCAAAAATTATTTCTAACCCCAAAtaaatgcatttaagtaaaaaccaATTGTCCCAaaaagtggacaaaccctttaagtaaATACTTTTGACATTACTTATTAGACATATATGCTTTAAGTATCAGACTAAAGGAGGCATTAcactctacgatttatctgacgatatgtcgtcggggtcacggttttcgtgatgctcttccgtcatcgttagtgacgttgttgcttgtgacacctacgtgcgactcagaacgatcgcaaataggttgaaaatcgttgatcgttaacacgtcgttcagtttcaaaatattgttcaccgtttggaacgcagcagacatattgctacgtttgacaccctgcaaacgacgaacatcatccacacgaccgccttggtctaacaatatatcgctgaacgatgttgcgtcgtttgtgagatgtgtacgtgtgaccgctaataaacgacctatgtgcgatctcggcaattcgtaactacgatctgggcgtgtcacatcgctaatgagatcgtcagataaatcgtagcgtgtaactggGCATTTTGGCTATATTCACACATCCGTTATCCCTCGGACAGCGCACTGATGCGTTTTATTGATCCATATACATCGGTATAAGCTGATCATCAATAACGCGGCTTTTACTTTCTCATGCAGAGTGAAATTTTAAAAGACTTACCCAAGGCGAATACGGCCCAGGATGGAGCAGAAAATGGATTAACATTTTATTCTGCCTTACAAGCGGAGGATGGCCATTGGGCTGGGGATTATGGCGGCCCACTGTTCTTGATGCCAGGTGAGACTTGTCAGCGATACATGACCACCATCACTACATCCGACTCCCATCTACTTGCTGTAAATCTGTGATACTCTTTAGGTCTGCTGATTGTATGCCACGTGACACAGACGCCCCTCCCTGACGCTACCAAGAAGGAGATGGTGCGGTACCTGCGATCTGTGCAGCTGCCTGATGGCGGATGGGGCCTGTGAGTATATGACTGACTGCACATACATAAGAGTGTGTGGACGTGCTGCGCACATTCAAGTCTTTGTACTCAGATTATggctgtgtagcacccagggatatggggtactctgtcccgggcgatGGCTCTCTTGgaggatgtcacggtggtggctgttgcccgattccatgccctgggccctataTGTAATGAGGATATTTTTACAAGGAATTAAATTAGTGTTCACACATGaccccacttgcggtgttgtgcctatatggatggagccgccgctgcaaaatgtcaCTACTGGTGCTTGTGTTATTTGCAGCttggatggtagaccctccgcaagcaggatcgggccccagaggatgggtgatgtgacaggTGTTAGAAAAAGGGAGTCCACACtaaggtttagtgcaactggtttttgtcCTTTGACAATACAGACTATCTGTGGTGGCCCTTGACAAAGgacacgaaacgcgcgtcgggcctagACCGTGGACATTTTTTGATTGCGGCATTCTGTGCCTTGTATGTACTGATGCACCCTGCATATTATATTAGTGTTACTTTTACCTTTGATCCTTTGAGATATTGACTTATATATGGGTCTGATAGATCCTCGCAGGAACTCATGGTTGATAGTTTATATATGGTAGCATTGTAATTTTTGAACATAGCCAGAGTGGGGGTATATCCGATATCGTTACCCGTTTGGGATGTATATTGTGTCCCACTCTGACTGTTTTCAATTCATATACTGATGTCCCGATACCCACCCCTGTGGAGTTTTCCATCTCTTCTTGTAATTGTCTCCCATGCCCCACTGTGACCCAAATTTTGTGTCACAGATTTGGTGTATACCATTTTTTTTAATAGTTTGTATTTTGCACATCCTTAATAAAATTGTGTTGGGCAATATTTACTCTTTCGTGTGTTTTGGACACAGTTTTTTGGTTTTACTCACAGCAGGCTAGTAataactggttgcccaaggccggctggtttcgcctccaggtccccttcgtttcagtgccagtctggttctctggtaccttcttcccctgcacctgtctctggtaaatgggtccccgtggcgtacggGAACTGAGGGTCCCTgttcggtggtttgtccacttctgtccgcctgacggtagcgtgaaccctgtggggatggagtctctgctcCTGTCCtcggctctccctttgctactgagtcttcggattcgtaGGGTTAGCAAGGTCCttcatggtcccctcgctgtgcaagtGTTAACAGGCCGCCTTGGAGctatttcctgtcctagggtcctgtaccccgtcagtgcatagttctgggagtactccaccggcaaccacctctcctgggtaccaggtcaccgttaatccGCGTCAGaccgtcacttcacttccaccttcacacacCACTGTGTACTGACTACAGACTCTCTCTGACTGCACTGTCTCACTGCAGTTTCCCTTCTGACTACTGTCTGCTGTGtcctcagtctgcccctcccacctggttaactagtggactggtttggctccacctctaggtcgccatccattggtccaaccctagcttagtaccattgtatgggggattgttggggaaaactgggattacctgggtatttggtgttaccggcactggatctCCGGGTCCCTAATGAGGGGGTAGGCGCTacttccttgtggggatgcagaaccttgaagcaccctgatggcttcaggggcctgTGATACTCTTTAATTCTGCTGATTGTATGCCACGTGACACAGACGCCCCTCCCTGATGCTACCAAGAAGGAGATGGTGCGGTACCTGCGATCTGTGCAGCTGCCTGAAGGCGGATGGGGCCTGTGAGTATATGACTGACTGCACATACATAAGAGTGTGTGGACGTGCTGCGCTGATTCAGGTCTTTGTACTCAGGATATGGCTGTGTTCACACAAGCGTGTTAATTTCTAAAGACAAGAAAAACAGTCCGATTACGCTAATCACACTTTGAGCAGAGTTTGATTACAGTTTGATCAGACTGGGATCCATTTTTCTCAtatgtggagagaaaaaaaaagtgagtCCATAAAAATCGGACCGCACTCAAATGTCATCCgagtgctgtccaatttttttcatggtcccatagacttgaatggaggaGTACCGTCCAATTCTTGGAGGCAAATTGTGCGTGCCACAAGTATTTTCACTGGACTGCTCGGTGCAAGGAAAATATCGGAAatatgcactgcctcattgaataacattggtccaagtgcaatcagatttatttttttttgttgacaAATCACACTCAGATCGAAAATACGGACTCCTGGATGAAATCTGTGTGTATGATTGCACGTAACATACCCTATAGGTTTATCTAGGTGGAGTATGAGAGCACAAGCTAAAATTCATTTGATAAACATGAAATGTATTTTTTCTGTTTACTTTGTAGTTACAATGAATTTATTAAcccctgaaagggaacctgtcaccagatttgttccctataagctgcggccaccaccactgagctcttatatacagcattccagaatactgtatataggagcccaggccgctctgtagactgTAAAAAAGAGCTTTATTATAATCCCCTGCTGGGAGATTGGGTCCAATGGGAGTCACTGGTCTCGGGTCCATCGcttcctctatcctgtgcagtcatCGTCCTTCTTcctagctccgtgtggatgacaccGATGGATGTCGCTCGTAGaaagtaaaaaacacttttatagtactcacctgcagggcagtcTGGTCCaataggtgtcgctgctctctgatcCGGCGCCTACTCTCTGCGGTGATCtacatcctccttctacccagcccagtatggatgacgcgtgtaacgcctgcctggatccacagactcagacgggctgtaatggacaggcagagggaagccactcaccaagcaggacccctagaaccctgaaaccctttaacccctatacagggatttggaattacacagagcccaaggtgatcactacatgtgagaaggctgcagtccgagaaagTAGtactcaggcagggtcaaaccaggaattgcggaacagggacagaatcgacaggcaaggacgtaatcagaaacaagcagaggtcaaaaccggatcgggcagcaaggtacaaaaacagcaggaagaagggtagtcaggaaacaagcggtaatcagcacagaaaATCACAggacagaacaggaaccagaattttcagaactatctctggcagtggtcagcaggcaggaggggcattaaaaagggtgtggtgtcttcccataggctgtagctgaatgaaggTACTTCAGCtgagagacacccgccacctacaatcagccagtggcactgcagatccccaggaaacccagaccagtgtatgtgcagagcctgcgcccaccggcgccgctggcatcgactcctctcctatcaccagcactatccacggcaggaatacGGCGTCGCCTGgctatcggagtagaagtcgatggagtggactccggtggtgacgtaacaacacgtcttcgtcatccacacaggccaacactgcagtcctgcgcaggcgccctttatctgccctactgagggcagatcacagtactggaatgcgcaggagcgaggaaaggtTACAGACCgcccatgcatgcgcactacaatactttgatctgccttgagcagggcagatcaaagtgcgcatgcgcaggaccacaatgcgagGGACGAGTTAATATTTTGACTAACATCATTGACTTAACCATATGACTAAAAAGCGGGAGAAAAAAACCCCTCAATGTAGTGAAATGGCGGGGGGAAAAAAAGCCATTACTATTTGGGCTTTTCTTTTTACTGCATTCAGTGTGCAGTATAAACCTAGCAGCAGGATTCTTCTGAGTTGTTTTTATTGTTTGTTTATCGGATCAAAAATAACAACATAATTTGttttaaatatttatatatttgctTTGCGTTGCTATCCTCTAAcaaccataactttattttttcatCGGAAAAgcagtgtgagggcttgtttttgttttttgtttttttgtggtgaGCCACAGTATTTATTGGGGTACATACAAATTTTGAtttctttttattacatttttgtgcTGACCCAAAAATGGAAATTATACAGCTATAGCGACATGTAGATATATCCCGTTGGGTGGCGATATTGGTGTGCAATGGCTACGGAACCGTTTGAATGCCATCAGCGATTGAAAACGATATATAAATTGTTAAACAGCTGCGATTGGAGaaagtgctggctgtataacacagccgccATCTTCCCTGTAAGGAGGGAGCTCATACACGTTCATCTATGCTGACGTGCATTCTAGTACTTAGATACTTTTCTGTTGAGAAAAAGGTGATGGACACATTGATAAGTAACATAAAGTGCAGACTCTGGGTGTGCACTGCAACAGATCACCGGTGGTGAAGGGTTTTATATAAATACTTATCAGCTATATCATTATAACTACCCTGCTAATATTGTGTAGATCCCCTGACACCTACTGACCAGGCGACCTTCCTTACACTACTTTTTGTGGTTAGTAAACATTATTCAGGGAACACCCCACGTGTGACCCAGACATATCACATTCACAATTTTGCTCTTATCAAAATTGCTCAGATCCCTACCCCTGGCCATGATTACTACTTCCCAAACATCAGTGTCAGGTCTGTGTCATGctttggggagacctctggctagtCAGGGACTagaaggtcacaacaccttatGGTCAGGTCTACAACTTTTGATTGAATATACCGTAATTTCTTTTAGTGCTGGAGGGGTTAAGGATTTttccctatctggctgtcctttgtagccttaatctctggtgcagctcttttgtgaccacttccATTCGCTATAAAAATTCCACAGTCTTACCCTCTAATGCTGGTTATAGATTCtgattctatactgaccactttggatggagcctgtctctggaagaaagagaggagtcatgactattgcagctgtggtgttagctgcattggaggagcttggagtgttttcattTTGTGCCTATTTTCTCTCTGTCTATtcgttgtgttgtattattgcagtgatgagactagtgttcttgccggccttctcactagccagggtgagttcagggcaatcgAGTGACGAGGCATGTAACGGCGACAAGGCGAAGGACCCGTGTAGGGACATTAAGGAGCGTAGGGTACAAACTCAAGTGACTTGCAGTGTGTGGCTTCTATCCCTGtcaccagggccttccttctatactaTGTTACCTTTGTGTTGCACAGCACACTGTTCATCTGTACACTGTTGTGACATTCAGTTTTAAAAGCTGACTGTCCATGTGCCAGGTAACATCTCCCCCGCTTACCAGGTGCCATGTTATTGAAATATTAAGTGTTATTCACTTTAACTTTAATTTTAAAAGTGATCTGTGTATTGTCTATGCTTTGGAATATAACAATTAAGAAGTGGTTATTCCAAATTGTGAATAGCCCCTTTAAGGAGTCCTTTTACATTTGAATTTGGTcgttaattatttgtttattttttttttacgaaaTCAGAAAATAAAATTTGTACTGATTCTATATCTATGTTCCTCATAATAAATAACTATCTTATACATAGGCATATTGAAGATAAGAGCACTGTGTTTGGCACGGCGCTCAGTTACACCTCTTTGCGGCTTCTCGGAGTGTCACAGGATGACCCAGATATGACCCGCGCCCGCAACAATCTTCatagtaagggtaagttcacatgaGATTTTAGCATCAATCCAGCGCATCTCACAACTGACAATCGTTTGCAGATAAGATGTCAGTATATTTTTCCCATGCTTGATCCGATGTAACCAACTTTCGTTGCAGGAGGTGCCATTGGTATTCCTTCTTGGGGGAAATTTTGGCTATCTGTGCTGAATGTGTACAGTT is a genomic window containing:
- the LOC142245104 gene encoding lanosterol synthase-like, whose translation is MSEGTCLRRRGGPYKSDPATDLTRWRLSCTEGRQCWRYVEGDDRPQSALEAHSLGLDTSEILKDLPKANTAQDGAENGLTFYSALQAEDGHWAGDYGGPLFLMPGLLIVCHVTQTPLPDATKKEMVRYLRSVQLPDGGWGLWL